A genomic segment from Thamnophis elegans isolate rThaEle1 chromosome 3, rThaEle1.pri, whole genome shotgun sequence encodes:
- the TMEM39A gene encoding transmembrane protein 39A isoform X2, translating into MLARRLVWALISEASQVGTSSVIHDMALILARLVLLTLCVWVLCWTLVNLFRSHSVLNLLFLGYPFGVYVPLCCFHQDSRNQPLSTDCSYLVQDQLVDDSASGVGSLVKPKDLFSLLRESVKEQFNPSVTTPTHSCPLSPDLIRNEVEGLKADFNRRIKEVLFNSLFSAYYVAFLPLCFVKSTQYYDMRWSCEHLIMVWINAFVMLTTQLLPPKYCDLLHRSAAHLGKWQKLEHGSYSNAPQHIWSESTIWPQGVLVRHSRCLYKAVGPYNVAVPSDVSHARFYFLFHHPLRLLNLLILIEGSVVCYQLYSLLRSEKWNHTLSMALILFCNYYVLFKLLRDRIVLGKAYSYPLNSYGLKAH; encoded by the exons GCCTCGCAGGTTGGTACTTCATCAGTGATTCACGATATGGCATTGATTCTGGCACGTCTAGTTCTACTCACCCTTTGTGTATGGGTGCTCTGCTGGACTCTGGTCAACCTTTTCCGCAGCCATTCTGTCCTCAATCTCCTCTTTCTTGGCTACCC gtTTGGTGTCTATGTTCCATTGTGCTGCTTCCACCAAGATAGTAGAAACCAGCCTCTTTCAACAGACTGCAGCTATTTAGTGCAGGATCAACTAGTGGATGACAGTGCCTCAGGGGTTGGCAGTCTTGTGAAGCCCAAAGATTTATTTTCTCTCCTGAGAGAATCTGTCAAAGAACAGTTCAACCCCTCTGTGACCACTCCGACACACAGCTGTCCCTTGTCCCCAGATCTCATTCGCAATGAAGTGGAGGGCCTCAAAGCAGATTTTAACCGCCGAATCAAGGAAGTTCTGTTCAATTCCCTCTTCAGTGCCTACTATGTGGCATTTTTGCCACTGTGCTTTGTGAAG AGCACTCAGTATTACGATATGCGCTGGTCATGTGAGCACCTAATCATGGTTTGGATCAATGCTTTTGTCATGCTCACCACACAACTGCTTCCTCCCAAATATTGTGACTTGCTACACAGATCAGCTGCTCACTTGGGCaagtggcagaagctggaacatgGTTCATATAGTAATGCCCCTCAACACAT CTGGTCTGAGAGCACAATATGGCCACAAGGCGTGCTGGTACGGCATAGTCGATGCTTATATAAAGCAGTAGGACCTTATAACGTAGCTGTGCCTTCAGATGTCTCTCATGCTCGCTTTTAT TTCCTCTTCCACCATCCCTTACGGCTTCTCAATCTGCTGATTCTCATAGAAGGCAGTGTGGTCTGTTATCAACTCTACTCCCTGCTTCGTTCAGAGAAGTGGAACCACACACTCTCCATGGCCCTGATACTCTTCTGTAACTACTATGTCTTATTTAAACTCCTGAGAGACCGAATAGTATTGGGCAAGGCCTATTCTTATCCACTCAACAGCTATGGGTTAAAAGCCCATTAG